The DNA sequence aattgaattctctttttttttttagcttcaatattgaattttaatatttgaaattttttgtgaatttttaactaaaattataggtaaattattataagaaattataaaactttaaatttgttcgtttagaaattattaaatttaaatattaaaaattatataatgaattttcaaataattttttttaaaatttaaatttaaatttattgtcGAATTTACCGTCGATTAAATTCGCCGGTAACgatttatcaaaaaaaatttgatgatAATAACCTTCgtaattttttcaattaagtttATATCTGTTGGTAATTAACAACGGACAAAAAAATCCACCAATAAATAATTACCGGCGAAATTTATACTGGTAAATTTGACGGTATCCAATGACTTTCTTTTAGTGATTGTTGCTTTATTAGAACTTTGATGTACGAACACAATTTTAGACACTTTGAAACTTCAGTCGCAAAATGCAGATATTTTCAAATTAATCATTCAGataaataaatagttaaaaaaataattaagagttTGTTTGGAAAGCTACGAATTAAAATTTATTCAAGAATTAGGAATTTTTTTCTTGTTATGGAACAAAAAAAAATgacttgaatttttttaaaaatttcaattctcatttttttttctcatttaaaaatgagataatactcaatttgatCCCTCAATTTATACGTTAgtcttaatttagtttttaaaattttaattgcctCTATTTATTAGTCCCTAAAACTTTGCGAACGTAACTCATGTTAGCTTTTGGGATAATTTTCAATAATGCACAAACATTAACAAAACGCTGACGTGGACAGCCAAATGTCACATTAGACTCTATAAAATTACGTCGTTTTTGTTTTGGAACTCAAATCGCCAAAAAAAAATGGTAAATGGTATTTATAAGTGAAATTTTTTCCTGCTAAAGCAAGTAATCCGGCGTTGTTTTTGAGTAATTTGAACGGCAAAACCAAAATGACATCGTTTTACAAGTTTCATAGCATGTATTTGGTCATTCATGTCAACACTTCATTAATATTTTTGTGCCAAAATTTGTCCAAAAGACTAATGTGAGTTACGTTTATAAAATTTtgagactaaaaaaataattaaaattttaaagaataaacTAAAGTTTATGTACATGTTCAAAAACTAAATTGAGTATTAACTCTTTAAAAACTAAACCAaaagagattttattttaaaattattcccgcactaaataaatttaatacgtcaaatgtaaaaaatatttctatttacAACTGATTATTCTAATTTTGTTCAACATTTATTTGATCCTCTTTCTTCtccttattaaaaataaaattatcaaaaaaatcttatataaaaattattctaaattaaaaaattaaatctcaaataaaaatagattatattttaaaaaaataattttttttacacattCAATTACTCTGCAACAAtttataaatgataaaaaaaccATTCAAATCGTAAGAATATAACTGAGTTATTATATAGAATAGAAATAGTGAAAAAGAAATCAAACGATCctgtattgaaaattaaaaatattatttatacattaaaattcaatattaaaattaatttttatttatatataaatattaatttaatttatttttaatatatttaatattttaatatatattctatattaataatatattttaataattaattttaatatacctctaatattattaattttaagaaaataataaaaatatatgaataaaatattacaaaatgaTACATGAATACATGATCAAACGTCCTAACATTTCTAATGAAGACTAAATGATAATTAGGagaatttatgattttttatgtttgaaaataacataaaacaaaaaattaaatagtactgaaaataaatgaagaagaacaatttAAAAAAGGAACACAGGTAAAAtgggttaaaaaaataaaatagaatatgaaATAGTGATGGCTCTTCCGAAcgagaaaatagaaagagaagaatgatgaaacaaaagaaaaaatttaattaaatgatgCTGAAAACTGGAAAGTTgaaaaagaacaatgaaaaaaaacaaagatgaaatggcgtataagataaaaagagagTATAAAACACGAAACAGTGACAGAATCTTATGAAGAAAATAGAAAGGAAGAAATTACATTTGTCCAGCTGAGAAATACTAAagatcaacatcaaattcaattttGTGAAATTTGGATGGTAGCTGGCCAAGAAAATGGAGAGTAAATATccgaaattaatataattatatacggtaatattaaaaaaataataataaatgagcTCAAATCGTTTAAATtgatcatatttaatatttattaattctaataataattaataaatattaaatatcacaaatttaaactattttttactaatatttttttatcaattattttcgTATAAGACGAACATAATTGAATATTAAATAATGCTAACTTGATTGGTAGCTGAATAATTATTAACTACTAAATCGCATTTCTAATTATACAGTTAGACATTAAATCCTCAAATATTGTACATTTCATgtttatcaaaagaaaaaaaaaatatatccctTACGCTATTTAAAGTGAATAGTAtgtagagaaaacgaaaaattaAGTTGTTGTATTGAGTTTGTTCTTGGTTGCTTCAGCGGCATCAGCAGCCTCAACCTGCATCTTTGTAGCCTCAAGTTCAGCTGCACTTGCTTCCTTCTCATTTCTTGCTGTAATTACCTTTGACTGCGTTTCCACACACCACCCAAATATATAATCAATaaataatcaataaataaaaCTCATTATGATATTTTGAGTGAAGTCTTATAAATTTAtgcattaaattaatattttaggtGCATAGATGAACTTttcagtttgattattttgagtGCTATATTAGATACtaatactactactactacaaATGAAAAAGGGTTTCGTTAATTAGATTAGGAATTACCTGACCCACGAAGAAGGCTTTTACATATCTAAAACTTTCTTCTACCGAAACTGCAAAATATAAGCAACCCCTCTTCATGCGAGAGAACAACGAGTTCTTATTCTTCTGATGATGATTTGAAGTCCTCGAGGTTGATGCAGAACCAACGTCTTCCATTGCTATTTGCTAATAATTGAACTAATTACCTTTATAAAGAACTCTTAAGCTCTTTTCAGTTCTCTAAGATGGGATATGTTGAAACTTGAAAGACAATAATGAAGTGTAACAGTGTTGCAAGAAGCTAGTGAGATAAAGTTGCAGATGGAGGCGGTTTCTTTAAAAGGAAGGGGTTGCGATTAGATTAACGCGTTTCTAGAATCTGATGGTTTCTCTCTTTTACGTGGCAACTATATGTGCCCCGTgacatcatttttttctttttccttaataTTCCAGTGAGCCAATTTAATTACTCACTTTTTAAAATGATGGATTAAgtgatttatttttaaaactgCGATGATCCCGTTCAAGTTTCAactatgaaaattaaattcagttaccaaaatcaatcaataatataaaatttaaaatattatttatgtattaaaattaattattatatatttatatataatttaatttatttttaatatatattttatattttaatatatattttatttttataattaatttaattaattttaatatatatttaatataattaaatatataataaaatatatattaaaatataaaatatatattaaaaaataaattaaataatatatatttaacacaaatatataataattaattttaatat is a window from the Arachis hypogaea cultivar Tifrunner chromosome 17, arahy.Tifrunner.gnm2.J5K5, whole genome shotgun sequence genome containing:
- the LOC112767098 gene encoding uncharacterized protein codes for the protein MEDVGSASTSRTSNHHQKNKNSLFSRMKRGCLYFAVSVEESFRYVKAFFVGQSKVITARNEKEASAAELEATKMQVEAADAAEATKNKLNTTT